The nucleotide sequence GAACACGGGGGTCTTGGTGACAATGCCGTTGCGCAGCTTGAGCACGGAGGCCTTGAATTCCTCATCACTCATTGTGTCAACCAGCGAGCTGATTTCGGGCGAGTTGTAAACGCCCTTGAGCTCTTCGCGCACAACCTGCATGGCCGCGCCCGAGTCAACAAGCTCGGCCAGCTGACGGCCCAGTTCCTTGGCGCCCCACCCGAGGTGGGTCTCCATGATCTGGCCGATATTCATACGAGAGGGCACGCCCAGGGGGTTCAGCACGATGTCCACGGGACGACCGTCGGCAAAGAAGGGCATGTCTTCTTCCGGCAAGATGCAGGAAACAACGCCCTTGTTACCGTGGCGGCCAGCCATTTTATCGCCCACCGAAAGCTTACGCTTGATGGCAATGTGCACCTTGACCATCTTGATGACGCCAGGAGGCAGATCGTCGCCCTCGGTGACCTTGTCGCGCTTGGAGTCGTAGATGGCCTTAAGGTATTCAACCTGCTGGTCGTACGACTTGAGCGCCTCGGTCACGGCGTCGTTGACTTCCTTGCTCTTGAACAGGCCCGCAAGCTTCTTGACGGGGATCTGCTCAAGCACGTCTTCGGTCAGGGCTGCGCCCACATCGGCCAGCACCTCGCCCTTCTTTTTGCCCGGCACTGCGGCCGCGATCTGCTTGCCCAGAACGTGGGGGGCAAGCTGCACGCGGGTGCGGTCGGAAAGGGCGCGCAGATGATCAGATTCCTTCTGGTCCAGCACCGACGTGTCGTGGCTTTCGATGGCCAGGGTACGGTCATCCTTCTCGCCGGAGCGGCGGTTGAAGACCTTGACGTCGATGATGGTGCCTTCCACTCCCGGGGGAACCTTGAGGGAGGTGTTTTTCACATCCCTGGCCTTTTCGCCGAAGATGGCGCGGAGCAGCTTTTCTTCTGGCGTAAGCTGGGTTTCGCCCTTGGGGGTGATTTTGCCCACAAGGATGTCGTCGGGCTTGACGGCCGCGCCGATGCGGATGATGCCGCTCTCGTCGAGGTTGCGCAGCATGTCTTCGCTGACGTTGGGAATATCGCGGGTTATTTCCTCCGGTCCCAGCTTGGTGTCGCGAGCCACTACCTCGAATTCTTCAATATGAATGGAGGTAAAGGTGTCGTCGCGCACGGTGCGCTCGGAAATGAGGATGGAGTCTTCGTAGTTGTAGCCGCACCAGGGCATGAACGCGACCACCAGGTTTTTGCCAAGGGCAAGTTCGCCCTCGTCAATGCCGGGGCCGTCGGCCAGAATCTGACCTTTTTTAACGGGCATGCCGGGGTAGCAGGTGGGCTTTTGCCCAAAGCACGAGTTCTGGTTCGACTTGTGGAACTTGAGCAGGTCATAGGCGCGCACGCCGCCCTGCTTGGGAAACACGTCGCCCTCGTACGAAACGATGAGGCGGTCGGCGTCCACATATTCCACCTTGCCGGGCGCGGGAGCCACTATGCACGCGCCGGAGTCGCGGGCCACGTCCACTTCCATGCCCGTGCCCACGAGGGGCTTTTCGGAGCGCAAAAGCGGCACGGCCTGACGCTGCATGTTTGAACCCATGAGCGCGCGGTTGGCGTCGTCGTGTTCCAGGAAGGGAATGAGCGCGGCGGAGATGGAGACCATCTGGCTGGGCGAGACGTCCATCAGGGTCACTTCTTCGCGCGGGTTCATTTCCACTTCGCCCTTGACGCGCACGGTCACGTATTCGTCAAGCAGGTTGCCGTCGGCGTCCACGCGGGCGTTGGCCTGCGCCACCACCTGACCGCCTTCGCGCGAGGCGTCGAGATGCACCACGTCATTGGTAACGCGGCTATCGCGCACAACGCGGTAGGGCGTTTCAATAAAGCCGTAGTCGTTGACCTTGGCAAAGGTGGTCAGCGAAACGATAAGACCGATGTTCGGGCCTTCAGGCGTTTCGATGGGGCAGATGCGGCCATAGTGCGAGGTGTGCACGTCGCGCACTTCAAAGCCCGCGCGTTCGCGGGTCAGACCGCCGGGACCCAGGGCCGAAAGACGACGCTTGTGCGTCACTTCCGAGAGCGAGTTGGTCTGGTCCATGAACTGCGAGAGCTGCGAAGTGCCAAAGAATTCCTTGAGCACAGCCGCCACCGGCTTGGGATTGATCAGGTCGTGGGGCATGAGCGTGGAAATTTCCTGCAGGCTCATGCGCTCCTTGATGGCGCGCTCCATGCGCACAAGGCCGATGCGGTACTGGTTTTCAACCAGTTCGCCGACCAGGCGCACGCGGCGGTTGCCCAGGTGGTCGATGTCGTCGGCCGGGCCGTGGCTGTCCTTCAACTGCACCAGCACCTTGATGGCGGTGAGGATGTCGTTGTCGGTCAGGGTGCGCAGGTCGTCGGCCTCGTTCAGGCTGAGGCGCTGGTTGAGCTTGTAGCGGCCCACCGGCGAGAGGTCGTAGTAGTCGGCGTTGCGGAACAGGTTGTCAAAGAAGCTGGCCGCAATCTCGGGGGTAGGCGGAGACGACGGACGCAGACGACGGTAGATTTCTTCCTGCGCCTTCTGCTGGTCGGGGATGCGGTCCTGCACCAGGGTGTCGCGGATGGACGACGAGGTGTCGGTGCCCTTGGTGTGCAGCACGGCGATACGCACGATGCCCGCCTCGCGGATGCGGTCGAGCAGCCCGGCGGTGATTTCGTCGGCGGCTTCGGCCAGCACTTCGCCGGTCTTGGGATCGGCCACGTCTTCAGCCAAAAACATGGCGTCCAGCGTGTCGGGGCGAACTTCGATGGCTTCAATGCCCGACTCGCAGATCATGCGCCAGCTGCGCTTGGTGATTGGCTTGCCAGCCTTGACGAGGACATTGCCCTGGGGGTCGCAGATATCGGCGTAGGCGTTGTCCTTGCGGTACAGATCCTTGCGGATCTCCCAGAACAGGCTGCTGGCCGACTCGATGCGGTAGTGCTCCTGCGAGTAGAAGTACTCGAGGATCTGCTCCTTGCTCATGCCCATGGCCTTGAACAGGATGGTTGCGGGCATTTTGCGGCGACGGTCGATGCGGACGTACAGAATGTCCTTGTGGTCGAAGTCAAAGTCGAGCCACGAGCCGCGCATGGGAATGATGCGGCAGGAGTAAAGCACCTTGCGGCTGGTGTGGGTCTTGCCGCCGTCGTGCTCAAAAATGATGCCCGGCGAGCGCTGCAACTGGTTAACGATGACGCGCTCGGTGCCGTTGATGATAAACGTGCCCTTTTCCGTCATCAGGGGCAGGGTGCCAAAATAGATATCCTGCTCTTTGATGTCGCGGATGGTGCGGTTGCCCGAAGCTTCATCGGTGTCATAGACCACCAGGCGCACCTTGATGCGCATGGGAGCCTCGTAGGTCAGCCCCTTTGAAATGCACTCGGCCTGGTCGTATTTGGGTTCGCCGATTTCGTAGCTGACGAACTCAAGACTGGCGGTCTTATTGAAATCCTCAATGGGGAAGACGGTGTGGAACACACCTTCCAGCCCTTCCTCTGGGCTGCGGTCGGCATCTGAAACGCCTTCCTGAAGGAATTTCTGGTAAGAATCTATCTGCAGATTCAGCAGATGTGGGATAGGGAGGGAAACCTTGATTTTGCCGAACTGTTTGGTGAGCTGGCCCATGGGTACCTCAAGATAGGTAGCGGTTGCGCCCCGGCTGCGCGACAAATCAGCATGCCTAAGCCGGCGGGCAAAAAACTTGCTGTCACTGCACCCTGAAAGCGTAAGCTGGTGGAGAGGCTGAAAAAAACCTACTGCTGGCAAGGCGTAAAAAACCCATCCCTGTCTGGGTAAACAGGGCTGGGGATAGGGCTTTACCTTAAGTGTGTATGCTTGGTCAGTAAGTTATTGAAAAACAGAAAGGAGCCTCCCGCACCAATCGTTGAAAGAGGATGCATACTAGGAATCCGTGACGTTGGCAAGCAAAAAAGCGGGAGGAAAAAATAAAAACTTCTCTGTCGGCCAATTTACCTCAGCGAGAAGTTCATGACAAGACAAAAAAAAGGCTTGCAGGGCGGTTTTTACCGGTTGTGCGTCCAATCTGTGTCGTAGCGGCGCAAAAAACAGGCCTGCCGTCATCCCCTGCCGTCTCCGTCGGGCCCTGTTGTCAGGGGCGTTGCCTGTACTGTTGCGGCCTCATGGCTTACCCGCAGCTGGCACGGTCAGCCGATCTCAAACAGGGCCTGTCCGGCTTCGGCCCGGTTGCTCCAGGCGGTGATGTGCCCGTCGTTGGAAACCTTGATGCCGATGCCGTGTTCGGCAAGCGTCAGGGCCGCAGCCTTGCGCCCGCCGCTGGTGCTGCCCCCGGGAACCTTGAGGATGGCCCCGACGGCAAAGACGCTGCCGTCGTCAAAGATCAGCGTGGCTCCGTCGATGGAGAGCAGCTCGGCCCGCAGCTTGCGGGGAATTTGCGCAAAGTTCGTGCTGGGCAGGGCAGTGCGCAGCAGTGCTGTCTTGCTGCCGCCCGCGTTGGCCAGCATGTCCTTTTCGTTAACGATTTCTGCAAGGTGGCGCTGCAGGTGCTCTTGCGAGATGCGCACAAGCTCCGCCTGATCCATATTTTGCGCGATGCGCTGGTTGCGGCGTTCGTTGATCATCCAGGGCGTGACGGCGTTTTTTTTGAAAAAGCCGATGCAGGCTCCCTTGCGGCGGAAGGATACGTCGAGCAGGCTGAGGTACAGCGCCTCAATAGTGCCCCGGCTGCCGCCGTGCCCCTGATAGCCAAGCTCGGCAAGGTAGGCCTGGTGCGAAAAGTGCAGCCATTTGCCGCGCCGTTTGGCAAAAAAAAGCTGCCGGTTCTTGAAGATGAGTATGTCGCCGTTTTTGCTGAGGCAAAAAGCGCAGCGCTGCTGAGAGGTCCAGTAGGCCACCGGCAAAAAGGGCAGAGGCGCGTACACGTGGGCCGCCTCTTTCTCATCGGGCATGAGGGCCTCGCAGTAGGCTGTTATGCCGCCCTCGGCATTGCACACAAGCAGAGTGTCGCAGCCTGAGGTGAGAACCTTGGCGTAGTCCTCCTTGCAGACATCAAAAAAACTGACCTGCGCCGGGCGAGGGTCCGCCTCGTCAATGGCCACGGAAAAGGAAATCTTTTCACCCTCGTAGGTTTCGCTCGACCAGAAGGACAACAGGTTGAGTATGCCCAGCACTGTGACATGGCGCTTGGGTGAGAGTATCTTGGCAATGCCGATGAGCTGGGCCTGCCGTATGCACACTGCGGCGTAATCGTCTATGCGGGGGGTGCTGAAGATTTTTTTCCACTCGGCAAGGATGTTGCGGGCGATGTGCTGCTCGGTCTCCGTAAATGGAATGGCCCGGAATATATAAACGTCGTCCTCCGCGTGCCCGGTAAGGGCCACGCGCATCATGAAGCACCTGCCGTTCATCTCGGCGATGTCGTCAAAGTTTTCTCTCGTGTACTCATCATCAAGAATTTCCGTGGCAGGCCCAAAGAGCGGGGCGAGAAATTCTGTGACGGCCTGGATGACGGCCTTTTGGGTGCTCATGGCAAATGCTCCGTGCGGCGGCGACGGCATGCGTCGCAGATGTGTGGCCCGTTTGTCGTCCCCTTGCGCGCTGGCGGTTCAGGGGCGGCGTTGCGGGACGGCCTTTGGCTGCCTGTGGGATGCCGGTTACGCTTCTTCCTGTCGCCACAGGGTGAGAATGTTTTTTCCATCCGCAGTGCGCGAGTAGTCCATCCTGGTCATTATTCTGCGTACCATGGCAATGCCGAGCCCGCCCTCGTCGCGCTGCCCGGCGGGCAGGGTAGTATCCGGCCCCGGCTGCTGCAGCGGATTGAAGGGACGGCCGCTGTCCTGAAACTGCACAACAAGCTGAAACGGCCCGCTCCGCGCCCGGCAGCGCAGCAGTACCGTGCCCTGATCCGGCGCGTAGGCGTAGTGGGCTATGTTGGTGAACACTTCTTCTGCGGCCACCAGCAGCAAGGGTAGGGTTTTGGCGGGGCACTGGGCGGCCTTGAGCTTGGTTTCCAAAAAAGCCAGCACCGATTCAAGGTGGGCGTCGTCGGCTGTTACCAGCAGCTCATCCCAGGCCATGCCAGCAAATTCAAGCGCCAGAATGGTAATGTCGTCTGACTGCTCCACGCCGGAGGCAAAGTCTTCCACCTTTTGCAGCAGGGTCTGCACGGTTTTTTCGGCGCTCATGCCCTCAGTGCCGCTCACGGCGTTTTCTATGCCGCTGAGTCCCAGGCGGCCTCCCTGGCTGTTTTCCGCCTCGCTGACGCCGTCCGTGTAGAGCAGCAGGCGGTCGCCCGGCGACAGTTGAAACGTCT is from Desulfovibrio desulfuricans and encodes:
- the rpoB gene encoding DNA-directed RNA polymerase subunit beta, translated to MGQLTKQFGKIKVSLPIPHLLNLQIDSYQKFLQEGVSDADRSPEEGLEGVFHTVFPIEDFNKTASLEFVSYEIGEPKYDQAECISKGLTYEAPMRIKVRLVVYDTDEASGNRTIRDIKEQDIYFGTLPLMTEKGTFIINGTERVIVNQLQRSPGIIFEHDGGKTHTSRKVLYSCRIIPMRGSWLDFDFDHKDILYVRIDRRRKMPATILFKAMGMSKEQILEYFYSQEHYRIESASSLFWEIRKDLYRKDNAYADICDPQGNVLVKAGKPITKRSWRMICESGIEAIEVRPDTLDAMFLAEDVADPKTGEVLAEAADEITAGLLDRIREAGIVRIAVLHTKGTDTSSSIRDTLVQDRIPDQQKAQEEIYRRLRPSSPPTPEIAASFFDNLFRNADYYDLSPVGRYKLNQRLSLNEADDLRTLTDNDILTAIKVLVQLKDSHGPADDIDHLGNRRVRLVGELVENQYRIGLVRMERAIKERMSLQEISTLMPHDLINPKPVAAVLKEFFGTSQLSQFMDQTNSLSEVTHKRRLSALGPGGLTRERAGFEVRDVHTSHYGRICPIETPEGPNIGLIVSLTTFAKVNDYGFIETPYRVVRDSRVTNDVVHLDASREGGQVVAQANARVDADGNLLDEYVTVRVKGEVEMNPREEVTLMDVSPSQMVSISAALIPFLEHDDANRALMGSNMQRQAVPLLRSEKPLVGTGMEVDVARDSGACIVAPAPGKVEYVDADRLIVSYEGDVFPKQGGVRAYDLLKFHKSNQNSCFGQKPTCYPGMPVKKGQILADGPGIDEGELALGKNLVVAFMPWCGYNYEDSILISERTVRDDTFTSIHIEEFEVVARDTKLGPEEITRDIPNVSEDMLRNLDESGIIRIGAAVKPDDILVGKITPKGETQLTPEEKLLRAIFGEKARDVKNTSLKVPPGVEGTIIDVKVFNRRSGEKDDRTLAIESHDTSVLDQKESDHLRALSDRTRVQLAPHVLGKQIAAAVPGKKKGEVLADVGAALTEDVLEQIPVKKLAGLFKSKEVNDAVTEALKSYDQQVEYLKAIYDSKRDKVTEGDDLPPGVIKMVKVHIAIKRKLSVGDKMAGRHGNKGVVSCILPEEDMPFFADGRPVDIVLNPLGVPSRMNIGQIMETHLGWGAKELGRQLAELVDSGAAMQVVREELKGVYNSPEISSLVDTMSDEEFKASVLKLRNGIVTKTPVFDGATEEEIWGWMDKAGLANDGKTTLYDGRTGVPFKNRVTTGVMYMLKLHHLVDEKIHARSTGPYSLVTQQPLGGKAQFGGQRLGEMEVWALEAYGAAYLLQEFLTVKSDDVTGRVKMYEKIVKGDNFLEAGLPESFNVLVKELMSLGLNVTLHQEEGKKKPKRVGFMKEREEEA